A genomic segment from Deltaproteobacteria bacterium GWA2_45_12 encodes:
- a CDS encoding division/cell wall cluster transcriptional repressor MraZ: protein MFRGRFEHTIDTKGRTSIPSKFREILITNYDERLIITNFDNCLWAYPFAEWQTIENKVAALPQFKKEVKALQRVFISAATECPIDKQGRILIPPTLRDYAGLKNNIVFVGMTKRIEVWSKDRWNEEFEKSQQHVTSDEAGLGDLGL, encoded by the coding sequence ATGTTTAGAGGTAGGTTTGAACATACAATTGATACGAAGGGACGCACCTCCATTCCGTCCAAGTTTCGTGAGATTCTCATCACCAACTACGATGAACGCCTTATCATTACCAATTTTGACAATTGTTTATGGGCTTATCCCTTTGCAGAATGGCAGACCATTGAAAATAAAGTGGCTGCACTTCCCCAATTCAAAAAAGAAGTCAAAGCGCTTCAGCGTGTTTTTATTTCAGCTGCCACCGAATGCCCCATCGACAAGCAGGGGCGCATTCTTATTCCCCCCACTTTGCGTGATTATGCAGGGCTGAAAAATAATATTGTTTTTGTCGGGATGACCAAACGAATTGAAGTCTGGTCGAAAGACCGTTGGAACGAAGAATTTGAAAAGTCGCAACAGCATGTAACGTCCGATGAGGCAGGGCTCGGTGATTTGGGCCTATGA